The nucleotide window TGTATTCCTCCAGGAGGGAGAATCCAGGGCCTGCCTTGAGGGAGGCGACGCCTTGACGAGTGGCGCCCCGCCGAGATTGGCTGATTTCGAAGCTCTCGCTGACGCTCCAGTCGCCCGTGAACGCTTGGAGAAGTCTGGCCATCTCTGGGGAAGGCTCCAGGGGGGCGGCGGGGGGCTTTTGTGGGTTGGCGTTGCCCGCTGATCCCCCCGAGCCGCCAAGTGCGACGAGGAAGATCACTATCACCCTGAGCCCCTTCATTCCTTCCTCCCCCCCCAGGCGTCGAGAACGTCCTCCGCGATCTTCCCGATGGCCGCCTCCAGATCGAAGAAGCTGCTGCGGTTCTGGTTCGTAAAGACCGAGATCACGATTGGGCCGCGGTCGGAGTAAAGAATGCCGACGTCATTCCCGATGATGGGAGGCCAGTCTCCCGTCTTGTGGCCGATCTTCACGCGGAAGCGGATTCGCTGCGGCAGGCGGGAGAAGTAGAGCTGTTCCTGAAGAATCTCGACCATCTCCTCCGTCGACGCCTTGCTTGCCAGTTCGCCCTTCTGGAGCTGCTCCAGCAGGCGCGAGGTCTCCCGGGCGGTGGTGCGACCGAACCACTTGGAGGATTCGGCGACATAGATGAAGTACCGGGCCTGGGCTCCGGGGTCCTCCGGAAAACCGCGCGCAAAAACCTCCCGGTCGGAGAGGGATGCGTACTTGGGGTCCAGCTGCTCCCAGACGCCGCGGAAGAGCTGCCCGATCGTCATGCGCAGACGCGTCTCCTTGTACCCCAGAGACTCCAGCATTTGGTTGACGCGCTCGAGCCCCAACTTCTCAATGAGGATGTCCGTGGCCGTATTGTCGCTGGTGATGATCATCTGGGTAATGAGATCCCGGCAGGTCGGGTTGAGGCCCACGGCAAACGTCTGGAGCACGCCGGTCCCTCTACGCTGGGCCTCCGGGGTGATGAGGTAACGCTCATCGAGCTTCAGCCGCCCCGCGTCGGCATCGCGAAAGGCGAGAATCATGACGGGGATCTTGATCACGCTAACGGTGTTCACGGGCACGTCGGCCCGGACGGCAATTTCTCTACCCGTGGCCAGGTCCTTGGCGTGGGCCGTGCTCTGGGCTTTCAGGGTATCAAGGAGGTCCCGCGTCCTCCTCTCGAGGTCGGAAGCGGGAGGCGGTCCCGCCCCCGCGAGCACCAATGAGGCGCCCAGGAGGGGTATCAGCGAGCAACGGGACATGGCCCCACGAGTGTAGCCGAAGAAAAGCGGTGGGGCGGCAAAGGGGATTCGGCTATGATCCGGCCCCAGGAGAGACCTCATGCACAGTCTCCTTTTCGTGATTCTTGCCGCCGCCAGCTCCGGCCGGACGCCGGCCGGGACCCCGCATGCTATTACCATCGATGCCCTCCTCGACGTAAAGCATCCCTACCGGGCGACGTGGTCCCCGGACGGCCGCCGCATCGCCTTCGTGTGGGACCGGGCCGGGGTGCAGAACCTGTGGGTGGCCGACGTGGCCGCGGGCGGGCCAACTCCCCTGACCCGCTATGCCGACGGCCTCATCGACGGTTTCTTCTGGGGCCGGACCGGGGAGAGCTTGTACTTCGAGCGGAGCGGGGACCTGTGGCAAGTGGCGGCCTCGGGAGGAGCCGAGCCTCGAGCCGTGTGGACTACGCCCGAGGCGGAGAGCGGGGTCACGCCCTCGCCGGACGGAGGGCGGGTTGTCTTCCTGCGCAACGGAGATCTTTGGGTCCGGAGCCTGTCTGACGGGGGGGAGAGGCGGCTCACGGAAACGCCGGGGGCGGAGGGGGGAGCCGTCTGGTCCCCGGACGGCGAGAGGGTGGCGTTCACCGTCGCCTCGAGCGTCCCCCAGGAAGAGTCCCCAGAGTATGCGGGGTCGAAGATCGCCTTCCGCCGACAGGATGGATTCAACGTCCACGTCGGTGTGGTGCCGGTCTCCGGCGGTCCGCTGGTCAGCGTGGCTCGGGGCGCGGGCAGCGAGACGACCCCGCGCTGGGCGGACGCCACCCACCTGACTCTGCAGCGAGAAAGCGCGGA belongs to Vicinamibacteria bacterium and includes:
- a CDS encoding serine hydrolase, which codes for MRSLLGPDHSRIPFAAPPLFFGYTRGAMSRCSLIPLLGASLVLAGAGPPPASDLERRTRDLLDTLKAQSTAHAKDLATGREIAVRADVPVNTVSVIKIPVMILAFRDADAGRLKLDERYLITPEAQRRGTGVLQTFAVGLNPTCRDLITQMIITSDNTATDILIEKLGLERVNQMLESLGYKETRLRMTIGQLFRGVWEQLDPKYASLSDREVFARGFPEDPGAQARYFIYVAESSKWFGRTTARETSRLLEQLQKGELASKASTEEMVEILQEQLYFSRLPQRIRFRVKIGHKTGDWPPIIGNDVGILYSDRGPIVISVFTNQNRSSFFDLEAAIGKIAEDVLDAWGGRKE